The Cherax quadricarinatus isolate ZL_2023a unplaced genomic scaffold, ASM3850222v1 Contig506, whole genome shotgun sequence genome contains the following window.
tggctcccacatcttatatttatgtttatttattctattgtggggtgtatttatcatctttttatgttatgtatcgtgtttattatataattttgaaaaaaatatgatggatggattaatgaaaatgtgtatattaacgtaatatacgacatttaatgagactcggtgagtattgttattattattatcatttctaatatggcgtcacttgtgcaagtcgtctgctaccacatctcacatttatgtttatttattctactgtggggtgtatttattttatttatatgttatgcatcgtgtttattatataattttgaaaaaaatatcatagatggattaatgaaaatgtgtatattaacgtaatatacgacatttaaatgactcgatgattattattatcattactaatatgacgtctggagacaagataagataagataagatttcgttcggatttttaaccccggagggttagccacccaggataacccaagaaagtcagtgcgtcatcgaggactgtctaacttatttccattggggtccttaatcttgtcccccaggatgcgacccacaccagtccactaacacccaggtacctatttgctgctaggtgaacaggacaacaggtgtaaggaaacgtgtcaaatgtttccacccgccgggaatcgaacccgggccctccgtgtgtgaagcgggagctttagccaccagaccaccgattttaatgtgtacctgcatgccagcacagtatgtaagtttatttaggtacaggtatacaaaagtataattatcagagtatatataaaatatgaaataacttttaaaaacatttgaaattttgaagcttccagacaaaatggagagacttagtgcttactgagctcacgaagaatgtaaacaaacagggtggggcacggtgaccgtattagaaagtcaggtggggggagccgtatagcgagttttggtcataatttgaaatgaccgtattagcggaaagccgtaaagtgaaacgccgtaaagcggggccctcctgtatatatatatatatatatatatatatatatatatatatatatatatttgttaggTTGAGAATGTATTTGGCAAAATTAATGCAaacacacaaattttctcttcccTTATCAAGAATAGTGCCagctatgactgcttcacctcacctttcTACACTATATTCATATTCAAATTCCAATTTCTGTTTCTTTTCATAGTTCACAATATGTGACTGAAATATTATTAGGAGTCTATTTCcatgcatagtttacaatgtgtgactgacatgttatactgacatgttataaggagtttATTTCCATgtatagtttacaatgtgtgactcatgttataaggagtctatttccatgtatagtttacaatgtgtgactgacatgttataaggagtctatttccatgtatagtttacaatgtgtgactgacatgttataaggagtttATTTCCATgtatagtttacaatgtgtgactgacatgttaTAAGGAGCCTATTTCCATgtatagtttacaatgtgtgactgacatgttataaggagtctatttccatgtatagtttacaatgtgtgactgacatgttataaggagtctatttccatgtatagtttacaatgtgtgactgacatgttaTAAGGAGCCTATTTCCATgtatagtttacaatgtgtgactgacatgttataaggagtctatttccatgtatagtttacaatgtgtgactgacatgttataaggagtttATTTCCATgtatagtttacaatgtgtgactgacatgttatactgacatgttataaggagtttATTTCCATgtatagtttacaatgtgtgactgacatgttatactgacatgttataaggagtttATTTCCATgtatagtttacaatgtgtgactgacatgttatactgacatgttataaggagtttATTTCCATgtatagtttacaatgtgtgactgacatgttaTACTGACATGTTATAAGGAGCCTATTTCCATgtatagtttacaatgtgtgactgacatgttatactgacatgttataaggagtttATTTCCATgtatagtttacaatgtgtgactgacatgttatactgacatgttataaggagtttATTTCCATgtatagtttacaatgtgtgactgacatgttaTACTGACATGTTATAAGGAGCCTATTTCCATgtatagtttacaatgtgtgactgacatgttatactgacatgttataaggagtttATTTCCATgtatagtttacaatgtgtgactgacatgttatactgacatgttataaggagtttATTTCCATgtatagtttacaatgtgtgactcatgttataaggagtctatttccatgtatagtttacaatgtgtgactgacatgttatactgacatgttataaggagtttATTTCCATgtatagtttacaatgtgtgactgacatgttatactgacatgttataaggagtttatttccatgcatagtttacaatgtgtgactgacatgttataaggagtctatttccatgtatagtttacaatgtgtgactgacatgttaTAAGGAGCCTATTTCCATgtatagtttacaatgtgtgactgacatgttataaggagtctatttccatgtatagtttacaatgtgtgactgacatgttataaggagtctatttccatgtatagtttacaatgtgtgactgacatgttaTAAGGAGCCTATTTCCATgtatagtttacaatgtgtgactgacatgttaTAAGGAGCCTATTTCCATgtatagtttacaatgtgtgactgacatgttataaggagcctatttccatgcatagtttacaatgtgtgactgacatgttaTAAGGAGCCTATTTCCATGTATAGTTTACAATGCGTGACTGACATGTTATAAGGAGCCTATTTCCATgtatagtttacaatgtgtgactgacatgttaTAAGGAGCCTATTTCCATgtatagtttacaatgtgtgactgacatgttaTAAGGAGCCTATTTCCATgtatagtttacaatgtgtgactgacatgttataaggagtttATTTCCATgtatagtttacaatgtgtgactgacatgttataaggagtttATTTCCATgtatagtttacaatgtgtgactgacatgttataaggagtctatttccatgtatagtttacaatgtgtgactgacatgttataaggagtctatttccatgtatagtttacaatgtgtgactgacatgttataaggagtctgcccgaaatgctgaggcatttcgggcagactcaAGCTACTTCCTtgtacatatgctgtattcttttcaagacttatggactgattacatcgacaaaaggctgagggactgattacctcaaactcctcctctttttcttcaccattctcctttgtatggactgatgaagccactgtgtggcaaagcATTTCCTCAGTAAACATACCAaattgttgcacatatgtctaatttttcCATAACATGTATAGTCTATGTCATATTTTTCTCTCCTGCACATTTTCAGAACTATGCCATTTTGGATTATGAAGGGCCAAGTATTGCAGCAGAAGAAATTGCAAATATGGTTGCAGAGAAGGAGAGGCAGAAGGTGCGAGTTCTGGATGTGGCGGCAGGTACTGGCTTGGTGGGTTGCCACCTTCATAAGAAAGGATTCACGTAAGTATTATAAAAAAAACATTCTTTTCTCGGATTAAGTAAACTTTAATtcaagtactcacctagttgtactcacctatttgtagttgcaggggtcgagactcagctcctggccccgcctcttcactgaacgctactaggtcctctctctccctgcttcatgagctttattatacctcgtcttaaagatatgtatggttcctgcctccactacattgcttgccagactgttccacttcctgaccaatctatgactgaaaaaatacttcctaacatccctgtgactcatatgagtcttcaacttccaagagtgaccccttgtttttgtgtcccctctctggaacatcttgtccctgtccaccttgcctattccaagcagcattttgtatgttgttatcatgtctcccctatccctcctgtcctccagtgtcgtcatgccgaTTTTCCTCaacgtttcttcgtaggacattccccttagctctggaactaaccttttcGCAaatctttgcaccttctctaatttcttaacatatttgacccggtgcgggttccaaactgatgctgcatactcaagtatgggcctgacgtatacggtgtacagtgtcttgaaagattccttacataggtatcagaatgctaatctcacgtttgccaggcgcccatatgctgcagcacatatcaggttgatgtgtgcttccagagacgtactcggtgttatactcacgccaagatctttctccttgagcgaggtttgcagtcgttggccacctagcatatactctgtctgtggtcttctttgcccatctccgatcttcctgactttgcatttggtaggattgaattcgagaagccagttgctggaccacatgtccagcctgttcgGGTCTCTATGAAggcctgtctgatcctcatctgattcaattctcctcattagcttcacatcatctgcaaacagggacacctctgagtctatgcattccattatgtcattcacatataccaaaaatagcactgctcCTAGaaccgacccttgtgggaccccgctcgtcacaggtgcccagtgTGATACCtaatcacataccatgactcgttgttgcctccctgttttGTATTCTTTGAACCATTAAAGTGCCCTTCCGGTTACACGTACCTGATCttctagtttttgcactaatctcttgtgaggaactctgtcgaaggccttcttgcagtccaagaagatgcaatcaacccacccctctctctcgtttcttacttctgttactttatcataaaactccagaaggtttgtgactcaggatttgccttccatgaacccgtgctggttgtcatttatacttatgttttgttccaggtgctccaccactctcctcctgataatcttctccatggtctgtagtttagtgcctcttttctgtctccttttctaaaagtgggaactacatttgctgtcttctatacctcaggtagttgccaagtttcaaatgatgtgttgaacattgtggttaATGACACACAACATttttgctccctctctaaggacccaaggggagatgttgtctggtcccattgcctctgaagtatcaaggtcacttagcagcttctttacctcctcctccagcacttgttagtgtattccctgttggtgtccccctttgtcctgtcttcccagagtccttcctgtctcagAGTCCTTCGGCATAGTCTCACACATCGTCACACAAGAGTCAGGCAAAAAAGAAGCATTCGGCACACTAGGAATAATCTATGCCATAACAGCAATTGGAATTCTAGGATTCCTCGTGTGAGCTCACCATATATTCACTGTAGGCATAGATGTAGACACCCGAGCATACTTTACATCAGCAACCATAATTATTGCTATTCCCACAGGAATTAAGATCTTCAGATGATTAAGAACTCTTCAAGGCTCTCAATTCTCATACACTCCTTCACTCCTGTGAACCTTAGGTTTTATTTTCTTATTTACAGTAGGTGGCTTAACAGGAGTTATCTTAGCAAACTCCTCAATCGACATTATTCTCCATGACACCTATTACGTTGTAGCTCACTTCCACTACGTCCTATCCATAGGAGCTGTATTTGGGATTTTCGGGGGTATTGTTCACTGATTCCCCCTATTCACTGGGTTTTCTCTGAATTCCTCATGATTAAAACCTCACTTCTTTACTATATTTTTAGGGGTAAACTTAACCTTCTTTCCTCAACACTTCCTAGGATTAAATGGTATACCACGACGATATTCAGACTACCCAGATGCCTACGCAGCATGAAATATTGTCTCATCCATCGGATCTCTCATTTCATTAGTAGCTATTTTCTGGTTCATAATTATTGTTTGAGAAGCTCTAATATCAAAACGTAACATTACTTCGCCGGCCTTCCTAACCTCCTCCATTGAATGGCAGCACCCTTTCCCACCCGCTGATCACAGATATGCAGAAACCCCTCTAATTTCTAACTATCTAAAATGACAGACAGATGTATAGGATTTAAGCTCCTACCAGGAAGAAACTACCTTCTTTTAGAAATGCCAACATGAGGATGTCTAGGACTCCAAGACAGCGCTTCTCCACTTATAGAACAATTAACGTATTTCCACGATCACACAATATTTATTCTCATCCTCATTACCACATTAGTAGGTTACATTCTAATCAATTCAGCACTAAACTCACTTATTAACCGATTTTTACTTGAAAACCAAGAAATTGAAATTATCTGAACTATTTTACCTGCTATCATCTTAATCTTCATCGCTATACCCTCACTACGGTTACTCTACTTATTGGACGAAACCAATAACTCGGGAGTCACAATTAAAACCATCGGACATCAATGATACTGATCTTACGAATATTCAGACTTTCTAGATGTCGAATTTGATTCCTTCATAGCACCCTATGGTATCGACTCAAATTTACGACTTTTAGATGTTGACAATCGAATCCCTATCCCCTTAAATACTCAAATTCGTCTTATTATTTCAGCAGCAGACGTAATCCACTCCTGAACTATTCCTTCCTTAGGGGTAAAAGCCGACGCCATCCCAGGACGACTTAATCAAGTCAGATTTCTTGTAAATCGACCGGGCCTATTCTACGGTCAGTGTTCCGAAATTTGTGGAGCTAACCATAGGTTTATACCAATTCTAATTGAAAGAATTTCGGTAGACTCTTTCTTGAATTGAGTTTCTAGAAATTCATAATTAACTTTCCCTCCAGATAACTTATAAAGTTTAGGTCTTTTAAACCTAAAAAAGTAGTTCTCCTACTTCTAGAGACTAAAATTAGTTAAAAAATAACATTAGTTTGTCAGATTAAAATTATCATCCTTATGATATTTTAGAATGCCTCAAATAGGATCTTTACTTTGACTTAATCTCTTTCTAATATTCACTCTTGGATACATTTTATTCTTTATTATTAACTTCTTCTATAAACTTCCAATTAAAACAGAAACTTTCACCCGTACATCAACAATTCTAGAAAAACCCTGAAAATGATAGCAAGACTGTTTTCCATTTTTGAGCCATCTTCAAGTATCCTTTCACTTAATCTAAACTGAGTATCAACATTCTTAGGGTTCCTATTTGTTCCAATCCTCTTCTGAACCTCTCCATCCCGATGGCTTTATCTGtgatttaaaattatattaaCCCTTCACAATGAGTTTAAAACAATTTTAGGTCCCTCTAATCCAGGTctatcatttttatttatttcattatttagcTTCATTCTTTTTAATAACTCTCTAGGTCTCCTTCCTTATATCTTTACCAGATCCAGACATCTAACAATAACTCTAACCTTAGCTCTACCTTTATGGTTGACCTTTATTTTGTTTGGATGGTTAAACCACACCCAACACATATTTGCCCACTTAGTGCCCCAGGGAACCCCAAATACGCTAATACCTTTTATAGTCCTCATCGAAACAATTAGGAATATTATTCGACCTGGCACATTGGCCATCCGACTCGCAGCAAACATAATTGCAGGCCACCTACTCCTTACTTTACTTGGGAGGATAGGGCCCTCTTTATCCACTAAACTACTAATTTTTCTCATTCTAGCCCAAATTCCTCTCCTTATACTAGAGTCTGCTGTTGCAATCATTCAATCCTATGTATTTGCAGTTCTCAGAACTCTTTATGCCAGTGAAGTAAATTAATGTCATTACATAGACACCATGCCTTTCATTTGGTTGACATAAGACCTTGACCCTTGACCGGATCAATTAGAGCTATACTTTTAACATCGGGGCTCATCAAATGATTTCATCAATTTAATCCAGACCTCCTCTTTTTTAGATTTATTCCTATTTTTTTAACCGTAATTCAATGATGGCGAGATGTAACTCGAGAGGGAACGTATCAAGGGCTTCACACCCAAGCCGTCATAAAAGGCCTCCGGTGGGGAATAATTTTATTTATCGTCTCTGAGGTActatttttcttctcttttttttgggCGTTCTTTCACAGGAGTCTTGCACCTACAATTGAAATCGGAATACTTTGACCACCCGAAGGTATCCAACCTTTCAATCCCTTCCAAATTCCCCTTCTTAATACAACTATTCTACTTTCATCGGGAGCAACAGTAACTTGAGCACATCACGCAATCCTTAACTCACGCCATTATGAAGCTATACAAAGTCTAGGATTAACCATCCTCCTTGGAGTTTACTTCACCTCCCTTCAAGCATACGAATATTTAGAAGCGTCTTTCTCTATCGCAGACTCAATCTATGGGTCTACCTTCTTTGTGGCAACTGGATTCCACGGTCTTCATGTGATCATTGGGACTTCATTTCTAACAGTCTGTTTTTATCGCCTATTCAAGTGTCACTTCTCTAACAGCCACCACTTTGGATTTGAAGCCGCAGCTTGGTACTGACATTTCGTTGATATAGTTTGATTACTCCTTTATGTTTTTATTTACTGATGAGGGAGATAATTTTTTAGTACTAATGGTACGTCTAGCTTCCAACTAGAAAGTCTAATTGTTTAGAAAAATTAATTCTAACTACCAACCTGATCGCTCTTCTCACTCTCAGAGTTACAACTTTAATTATAACCTTATCCTCAATTCTATCGAAAAAAACCATTATAGACCGAGAAAAAATATCCCCATTCGAGTGCGGATTTGATCCTAAGACTTCAGCTCGGCTACCCTTTAGGCTTCGATTTTTCCTCATTGCTGTGATTTTCCTAATTTTTGACGTAGAAATTACATTAATTCTCCCTCTAGCCCATATCTCTCCCCTTACAGATATCTTCTCTTGAAGATTTACAGGGTTGTTTTTCCTCCTAATCCTTCTCATAGGCCTCTACTATGAATGATATAAAGGTGCCTTAGAATGATCTAACTGGAAATGTAGTCAATAATGACATATGAGTTGCATTCATAAAGTGTTTATAAACCCTTTTCAAATTAGAAAGCGAAAGATTGCATTTGGTTTCGACCTAAATTTTGGTTCCAAACCTCTAGTTTATTTTGACAGAAGCCAAAACCAGAGGCATATTACTGTTAATGATAAGATTGAATTTTTTCCTGTCAAGGAGAACTAGGTCAGTGAAAAAGCTTCTAACTTATTTCCCGAGCGGTTAAATTCCGTTCACTTCTCTTTTTTATAGTGTAAAAAACACATTACATTTTCAATGTAAAACTGAAGATTTTCCTTCTAAAAATATCACCTACAGGCTAATAGCCACCTTTGCAGCTTCAATGCAAAATtctaatttaaaatatataagttaattaaataaaaataaaaaacacgACAATAATTCAAATAAAAAATCCTTTTATATAAATTACAATCATATTATCTTGTCTTGACTGCAAGTAAATAGAACCTTTTATCACCCCGCCGAATCCTCCCTCGCCCCCAAAATACTCTGACCAACCTTTATCTCCAATCTTAAAAAAAAACTCCGCACTCCTTAGTCTTCAACGGGGTGCCCTAAAAGTCGACAAAATCGGCATAAACCACATAGACCTCacaaacataacataagaataaaacTTGACAGTCTTTAACCTAGTCCCTGACCCTACCATGCTAACAACATACCCTAAAAGAGCCCCTAACCCTCTCACTAATAAAGCTAAAGTTTTTAAAGAAACCCTTAAACAAATCATATAAGACTCCGGGAACACTACTCAAGCTAATATACACCCCCTTGTTACAGCCCCAACCCTTAGTGTCATTATTCCCTTTAACATTTTCCTATGGTTTTCCCTGACAAGTGCTACAGACCTTATATTAGAAAACCTCCTTATTCTATAGTAAATTAATCGAAATGTATAGCATACTGTTAAACCAGTACTCaaaacatataaaaaaaatctaaaaatattaACTTCCCTTATAAATGCAACTTCTAAAATTAAATCTTTAGAGTAAAATCCAgccaagaaaggtatcccacaTAGAGCCAGATTAGCTAAATTCATGCAGACCCTGGTCAAAGGCATACATATCACTAACCTACCCATATTACGAATATCTTGATACTCTCTAACTCTATGAATTACCATCCCCGCACACATAAACAGCAAAGCCTTAAACAAGGCATGAgttaataaatgaaaaaaagcTAAATCAGCAAACCCTAAAGATAAAATACTCATTATCACGCCCAATTGTCTCAAAGTTGATAGAGCAATAATTTTTTTCAGAT
Protein-coding sequences here:
- the LOC138851400 gene encoding NADH-ubiquinone oxidoreductase chain 5-like, with the protein product MTKRAQIPFSAWLPAAIAAPTPVSALVHSSILVTAGVYILIRFSGALRGSCVQRVLLIVSCLTIFIAGLGANFEFDLKKIIALSTLRQLGVIMSILSLGFADLAFFHLLTHALFKALLFMCAGMVIHRVREYQDIRNMGRLVICMPLTRVCMNLANLALCGIPFLAGFYSKDLILEVAFIREVNIFRFFLYVLSTGLTVCYTFRLIYYRIRRFSNIRSVALVRENHRKMLKGIMTLRVGAVTRGCILA